A window of the Polaribacter batillariae genome harbors these coding sequences:
- a CDS encoding T9SS type A sorting domain-containing protein — MIKKILFILFLSFSFLGFSQEKSIDVLSAAPNPFTNSTKISFNSKAISSVKFTVKNVLGKTVFKKTFKTVKGKNSFSFYKDNLATGMYIYSIQDKKKVISKRFVIK; from the coding sequence ATGATAAAAAAAATACTTTTTATTTTATTTTTAAGCTTTTCGTTTCTAGGTTTTTCTCAAGAAAAATCAATAGACGTTTTGTCTGCTGCACCAAATCCTTTTACAAACTCCACTAAAATATCTTTCAATTCTAAAGCTATTTCTTCGGTTAAATTTACCGTTAAAAACGTTTTAGGAAAAACGGTTTTTAAGAAAACTTTCAAAACCGTAAAAGGTAAAAATAGTTTCTCTTTTTACAAAGATAATTTAGCTACAGGAATGTATATTTACAGTATTCAAGACAAAAAGAAAGTAATTTCTAAACGTTTTGTGATTAAATGA